The Rhodocytophaga rosea genome has a segment encoding these proteins:
- the terL gene encoding phage terminase large subunit: MISLEKSQLLDRIQQMRKAQLEESFYEFVKDAFEVLHPGQQILDNWHIKYICELLQVEVERIVRGEKRSKHLIINVPPRSLKSFITSICLPAWAFIKDARLKFIGSSYSNDLSVEHNKMSRRIIESDWYQQYWKDKVQLTGDQNQKEKFETTQHGMRRATSTGAGIMGAGANIVIVDDPLNPMLATSEKERKTANLYFDQSLTTRLNNPDIDIIIVIMQRLHEEDLTGHLLKKNPDRYEHICIPAELSTEVKPLELTQYYRNKLFFPQRFSSSTLAEYKIALGSYGYAGQFSQRPAPDEGGVIKKAWFKSIRREAFRSLAGSAKIDFFIDTAYTEKQTNDPTALLACCYVNNHLYILDSERVWKELPDLLKYIKEFAAKNGYSYSSRILIEPKASGKSTVQSFKNTDFNVVELPPPTDSKLVRVNNITPFLEAGRCTLIDGQWNDSFLGECAGFPTASHDDQVDCLTAAVNHYSGKKPFKGLHGYGSASL, encoded by the coding sequence ATGATCTCATTAGAAAAGTCGCAGCTGCTCGACCGGATTCAGCAGATGAGGAAAGCCCAGCTTGAAGAAAGTTTTTATGAGTTTGTAAAGGATGCTTTTGAAGTGCTTCACCCCGGTCAGCAGATCCTGGATAACTGGCATATCAAATACATCTGTGAACTGCTTCAGGTGGAGGTAGAACGCATTGTAAGAGGAGAGAAGAGAAGTAAGCATTTGATTATCAACGTGCCTCCCAGAAGCTTAAAAAGCTTTATTACCAGCATATGCCTTCCTGCCTGGGCATTCATCAAAGATGCAAGGCTAAAGTTTATTGGTTCCTCTTATAGCAATGATTTATCTGTAGAACACAATAAAATGAGCCGCAGGATCATTGAATCAGACTGGTACCAGCAATACTGGAAAGATAAGGTACAACTCACCGGTGATCAGAATCAAAAGGAAAAGTTTGAAACTACCCAACACGGCATGCGTAGAGCTACCTCCACTGGTGCAGGTATTATGGGAGCAGGTGCCAATATAGTTATAGTGGATGACCCGCTAAACCCCATGCTTGCCACTTCTGAGAAGGAGCGGAAAACAGCCAATCTGTATTTTGACCAGTCGCTAACCACAAGGCTTAATAATCCAGATATTGATATTATCATTGTGATTATGCAGCGTTTGCATGAAGAGGATCTGACCGGCCATCTATTAAAAAAGAATCCGGATCGCTATGAACATATCTGTATTCCTGCTGAATTATCCACAGAGGTAAAGCCACTGGAACTCACGCAGTACTATAGAAATAAACTATTCTTTCCTCAGCGGTTCTCCTCCTCTACACTTGCTGAATATAAGATTGCCTTAGGCTCTTACGGCTATGCCGGGCAGTTCTCCCAGCGTCCTGCACCAGATGAGGGAGGAGTCATTAAAAAAGCATGGTTTAAATCTATCCGGAGGGAAGCCTTTAGAAGCCTGGCAGGTTCAGCAAAGATTGATTTCTTCATTGATACCGCTTACACAGAAAAGCAGACCAATGACCCAACGGCCCTGCTTGCCTGCTGTTATGTGAATAATCATTTATACATCTTGGATTCAGAAAGGGTATGGAAAGAGCTTCCTGACCTATTAAAATACATTAAGGAGTTTGCAGCAAAAAATGGGTATAGCTATTCTTCCAGGATACTTATTGAACCCAAAGCCTCTGGAAAAAGTACGGTACAATCCTTTAAAAATACTGATTTCAATGTAGTAGAGCTGCCTCCGCCAACTGATAGTAAGCTAGTCAGGGTAAATAACATCACCCCATTCCTTGAGGCAGGTAGGTGTACACTGATAGATGGACAATGGAATGACTCTTTTCTTGGTGAATGTGCAGGTTTTCCTACGGCTTCACATGATGATCAGGTGGACTGTCTCACGGCTGCAGTTAATCACTATAGTGGCAAGAAACCTTTTAAAGGCTTGCATGGGTATGGGTCTGCCAGCTTGTGA
- a CDS encoding AAA family ATPase produces MSFQHVTVPIPVDYAPVREVKRVIPEPVNKTHEGTVNTSRIGEIELKKAVDSVLKTDINKEVNLNKWSFIIGMYVGAKAIEYQTAYDRLCDAIDQKDCEDYEAAHATVEDALNDGMKAPIDLAKKEKERQEWLDKNYINWSEKRNKKNEQQPENKPDTEESFISTGEAILSRGIQEIPTLVDPIFPQVGLVALAGSSDTGKSSWLRQFAIAISLGDSFFLAWKLNLVHFSAIYVSTEDDELAVNFLLNKQTRSRGLPPNRYKNLRFLFDTTSLLEKLDKELTRQPADCVIIDAFTDLYSGSLNQTNEVRTFLNKYKLLSDKHKCLIIVLHHTGKKTEDLEPSKHNLLGSQGFEAKMRLVIELRTDANQDDLRHLCLVKGNYLSREYKQASYVLRFDENMLFHSTQERTPFEQLSKAEAEKEGQEDERMKKILKAIELRNNGYTMQGIADELDVQKGTISKWLSKYS; encoded by the coding sequence ATGAGTTTTCAGCATGTCACCGTACCGATACCAGTCGACTATGCACCTGTTAGAGAGGTGAAAAGGGTAATTCCTGAACCGGTCAATAAAACGCATGAAGGGACAGTAAATACTTCCAGAATAGGTGAGATAGAATTAAAAAAAGCCGTTGATTCTGTTTTGAAAACTGATATTAACAAAGAGGTTAACCTTAATAAGTGGTCATTTATCATTGGTATGTATGTAGGAGCTAAAGCAATAGAATACCAAACTGCATATGATCGCCTATGTGATGCCATTGATCAAAAGGATTGTGAAGATTATGAGGCTGCCCACGCTACGGTTGAAGACGCTCTAAATGATGGCATGAAAGCTCCTATTGACCTGGCCAAGAAAGAAAAAGAAAGGCAAGAATGGCTGGATAAAAACTATATCAATTGGAGCGAAAAGCGAAACAAAAAAAATGAACAGCAACCTGAAAATAAGCCTGATACTGAAGAAAGCTTTATTTCCACCGGTGAAGCCATTCTAAGCAGAGGTATTCAGGAAATACCCACGCTGGTAGATCCTATCTTTCCACAGGTGGGACTGGTTGCCCTGGCAGGTAGCAGCGATACCGGTAAAAGCTCTTGGCTACGTCAATTTGCAATTGCCATCAGTTTAGGGGATTCCTTTTTCTTAGCCTGGAAACTAAACCTGGTGCATTTTAGTGCAATCTATGTTTCCACAGAAGACGATGAGCTGGCAGTAAATTTCCTTTTAAATAAACAAACAAGATCCAGAGGTTTACCGCCAAACCGGTATAAGAATTTACGTTTTCTTTTTGATACAACCTCATTACTAGAGAAGCTGGATAAGGAGCTTACCCGGCAACCGGCAGACTGTGTAATCATTGATGCCTTTACTGATTTGTATTCAGGCAGCCTCAACCAGACCAACGAGGTAAGGACATTCCTCAATAAGTATAAGCTGCTATCAGATAAGCATAAGTGCTTAATCATAGTCCTCCACCATACCGGAAAGAAAACAGAAGACTTAGAACCAAGCAAACACAACCTGTTAGGTTCACAAGGATTTGAGGCAAAGATGAGGCTTGTTATTGAACTTAGGACAGATGCCAATCAGGATGATTTACGGCACTTGTGCCTGGTGAAGGGTAACTATTTATCAAGGGAATATAAACAGGCTAGTTATGTGCTCAGATTTGATGAGAATATGCTTTTCCATAGCACCCAGGAAAGAACACCTTTTGAACAATTATCTAAAGCGGAGGCAGAGAAAGAAGGCCAGGAAGATGAACGCATGAAGAAAATATTAAAAGCGATTGAACTGCGGAATAATGGCTATACCATGCAAGGCATTGCTGATGAACTGGACGTTCAAAAAGGCACCATTAGTAAATGGTTGAGCAAGTATTCATAA